Below is a genomic region from Leishmania mexicana MHOM/GT/2001/U1103 complete genome, chromosome 20.
GTGCGCGCagcacggtggtgctggagcCGTTTCCGTCAAGGGTACCCAACATACGCATCCTTCAGATTCAAGTGGAGCCGATTTCGACGCGGCAGGCGATCATGCTGGACTGCCAGGCCTGTATCGCCTACATGGAGAAAATGTACAGCGGGCAGTACTTTCGCGTCACACAGCAGCTAGCCATCGTCATGGACTCTGGCGAGCGCATGCGTGCCACCGTGCTGACGACGGAGCTGGTGGAGTCGAAGGATGTGTCGGCTGCAAGCTTGGACATTGGCCGCTTTTCCCGCGGTGTAACTCAGGTGATCATTACCGCCAGTGAGGCCAGCGGTATCACCCTCATGAACGTGTCGGAAGCACAGAtggatgcgcagcagccacagctgGTGCGCAACTTCAACCTGGAGAACCTCGGCATTGGTGGGCTGCGGGCCGAGTTCGGCCAGGTTTTCCGTCGCGCATTCGCGAGTCGCATGTTGAAGCCATCCTTCATTAAAAAGCTCGCCCTGAAGCACGTCAAGGGTGTGCTGCTGTATGGCCCTCCTGGCACTGGCAAAACGCTGATCGCACGTAAGATCGGGGAAATCCTGAACTGCCACGAGCCCAAGATCGTGAACGGTCCGGAGGTGTTCAACAAGTTCGTCGGCGGCACCGAGGAGAACATCCGCAAGCTCTTCGCCGACGCAGAAAAAGAGCAGGCTGAGAAGGGCGACCAATCGCGGCTGCACCTCATCATCTTTGACGAGTTCGATGCCATCTGCAAGCAGCGTGGCGCCGTCCGAGACTCGACGGGCGTGAATGACAACGTTGTGAATCAACTGCTGTCGAAGATCGACGGCGTGAACTCGTTGAACAACGTGCTTTTGGTCGGCATGACGAACCGGCTCGACTTGATCGATGAGGCGATCTTGCGTCCGGGCCGCTTTGAGGTGCACGTGGAGATCGGCTTGCCAGATGAGCCTGGCCGCGTGGAGATCTTCCGCATCCACACGCGCGGCATGCGGGAGAACAACATCATGTCCACCGACGTCAGCCTGGAAGAGCTGGGGAAGATGACGAAGAACTACTCGGGCGCCGAGATTGAGGGCGTCGTGCGCGACGCTACGTCGAACGCGTTCAACCGCCACATTGACCTCGACCATCCCGAGAAGGCGGTCGATGACGCAAACGTGCGTGTTACGCGCGAGGACTTCATGAAGGCGGTCGAGGAGGTGACACCGGCGTTCGGCCAGGCCAAGGAAGAGTGCGCCAACCTGCGCCGTGGTGGCATCATAGACTACGGTGACTCGTGGGAAGTGGTCAAGTCGCGTTGCAAGCGCTACACCGATCAGCTCAACGCTGCTGGCAAGCGCATCGACTCCCTCGCCGTTCTTATCGACGGCGCCCCTGGCAGCGGCAAGTCTGCGGTTAGCGCGTACCTCGCGGAGATAGCTGACTTTCCCTACGTCAAAGTGGTGTCGGCCGAGGACATGGTCGGCTACGGAGAGATGCAGCGAGTGAACATCCTGCGAAAGGCCTTCGAGGACGCGTACAAGTCGCCGGCCAGCTGTATCATCCTTGACGACCTTGAGCGTCTCATAGACTTCTCGCAGCTTGGTGGACGCTACAGCAATACGCTTCTGCAGGCGCTCCTCGTGCTGATCAAGCGCCCACCGCCGGAGGGGAAGAAACTCCTGGTGGTGGGTACCACGGCGCAATACGACATCATGGACAGCCTGGAGCTGGGGGCATGCTTCTCGGTGAAGCTGCACCTGCCTAGCGTTCCTGCGTCAGCGATCCCGAAGGTGTGCGAGGGGCTCGGCCTCGCCTTCGCTTCCCAACAGGACATGGACAGCTGCTTGAGCCTCATGTTGCACGACATTCCGATGAAGCAGCTAATGCTGTTGCTGGAGATGGCGTCGGAGCAGAAGGGCAGCGAGCGGCCGCTCATCACGCACCAGTCCATGTCGCGGGCCAAGGAGTCTGTCGGTGGGTACTAGAAATGCGAAAGAGCCCGCAGCGCTTGTGGGTGTTTTGTTAAGGCACACTTGCagatccccctcccctacccctcCACCggccctccgcctctgtgGCCGCTCAGCGCTTCTGTGGCTGTCTTGTATGTTGGTGTGTCTCTTGTCGGTGCTCACCCCATCATGCTGAGATAGCCTtacttctctctccctctccccacacacacatgcacatacgCACCACTTTCTTTGGCTGTGCTCAGCCGCCTGTGCACACGTAGGTGTAGGacgggaggagaggggcgggtCCATCAGCGTGATGACAAGTGCGAGGAGTCGGTAGGGAGAGCGTGAGGCAGCACAAGAGGTTTGTCTCCCGCAGGTGTTTTTTTTGCTTTGGTTTTGGTTTCGTATCTCATCAGGCGTTCTTCTTGCTTGCGGAGGGCTGTTccatcaccaccatcaccctcctccctcccctccctgcgcATCCGTACGGATGTGCTACGCAAAGATAAACGAAAACGACGTATTCCTCAAGCATCCTCATGCTCTTGCGTTGCTGGTGAAGGAGTACTGCCGAAGCGTCGAAGCTCTCCGAGTTTGCGGTGCGGTagctgcaccccctccatGTCGAGACCCTTGGTTGCTGTCGAGAAGCGTTTTTTTTGCATGACATTCAAAGTCGCCCCGAACATTGGTGCTGCCGATGTAGATGATGGATCTACATCGCCCCTGTAAAGGAGAGCAAGGGAAGCGAAGCACCGCTACACATCTGGAGAAAGGTAGGCGCCATGATGACAGGCGCTTCTCTGGTCGtgcccgcccgccccgcccccccccttctctcctcctcactgGTGGTCTCCTCGTTGCGTGGGCACCGAAACGCAATGAGCGCGCGCGGCTCAATAGGCAGATGTCCGCTGCGCACATTGTAGGGCCCGTCTGCTGCGGGGAAGAGGCGGTAGCATCGCAACGAGCCAGCCTCTCCTACGCACACCTTCTCTTCTTCCAGAGCTCGCTACTTTTCGCTCGTACTCCTGTTTGGGGGCCTCCCTTCTGCTTTGCAGTAGCGTCTCTGCAACCTGCCGGCGCTTTTAGTGGCTGCCGCTTTTCGTTTTTGCCGCTGCTTACTAGTGTGAACGCATACGTATATAGAGATACGTACTAAAGTAGGCGCTTTCCTCACCATGCCCCTCTTCGCCTCAAGTGAGGACACGCTGGTGATGCCACCTGCACCAACTTCTTCAGCGGCAGCCaaggatgcgctgcagggCCCACGTGACTTCaagcgtgccgccgcgctgacgtaccgcacggcgccgcaccCGAGCGACTCAACCGACGGTGTCTTCGAGGCGCTACTCATGCTGGCAGCGGACCGGTTGGACCCCAATGGTGAGGCGATGAAAGAGGAGAGCAGTAGCGGTGCGTC
It encodes:
- a CDS encoding putative N-ethylmaleimide-sensitive factor, with amino-acid sequence MSRYYTVCSVPTDNDTKTNCIFLNTLDFAEVAGPQAAATGDSFVVLVQGFPFTVCRSDVVERGAVAMNSIQRRLLGLSTGARSTVVLEPFPSRVPNIRILQIQVEPISTRQAIMLDCQACIAYMEKMYSGQYFRVTQQLAIVMDSGERMRATVLTTELVESKDVSAASLDIGRFSRGVTQVIITASEASGITLMNVSEAQMDAQQPQLVRNFNLENLGIGGLRAEFGQVFRRAFASRMLKPSFIKKLALKHVKGVLLYGPPGTGKTLIARKIGEILNCHEPKIVNGPEVFNKFVGGTEENIRKLFADAEKEQAEKGDQSRLHLIIFDEFDAICKQRGAVRDSTGVNDNVVNQLLSKIDGVNSLNNVLLVGMTNRLDLIDEAILRPGRFEVHVEIGLPDEPGRVEIFRIHTRGMRENNIMSTDVSLEELGKMTKNYSGAEIEGVVRDATSNAFNRHIDLDHPEKAVDDANVRVTREDFMKAVEEVTPAFGQAKEECANLRRGGIIDYGDSWEVVKSRCKRYTDQLNAAGKRIDSLAVLIDGAPGSGKSAVSAYLAEIADFPYVKVVSAEDMVGYGEMQRVNILRKAFEDAYKSPASCIILDDLERLIDFSQLGGRYSNTLLQALLVLIKRPPPEGKKLLVVGTTAQYDIMDSLELGACFSVKLHLPSVPASAIPKVCEGLGLAFASQQDMDSCLSLMLHDIPMKQLMLLLEMASEQKGSERPLITHQSMSRAKESVGGY